A genome region from Dolichospermum compactum NIES-806 includes the following:
- a CDS encoding NAD-dependent epimerase/dehydratase family protein, whose amino-acid sequence MSKQILITGGAGFVGSALGLGLAQRYPDWKITALDNLKRRGSELNLPRLKQAGIQFVHGDIRSQEDLDPIALQPDLILECSAEPSVLAGYTSPGYVLQTNLVGTINCLELARQTQADFIFLSTSRVYPIAYLNALEFTETETRFQLLEQQPLVGASNHGISEEFPLDKARSLYGSTKLASELLIAEYADAYGIRTLINRCGVLTGPWQMGKVDQGVFALWMAFHYFQKPLKYIGYGGTGKQVRDFLHIADLLDLIDTQICSLEELKGQTFNVGGGVNNTLSLSETTQLCQEITQNQIPITPIPENRIGDVPIFITDSRKVMNATGWQPQRDAKKTLTEIYEWICQFESQVSDIFN is encoded by the coding sequence ATGAGCAAACAGATTCTAATTACAGGTGGAGCAGGATTTGTAGGTAGTGCGTTGGGTTTAGGACTTGCCCAACGCTATCCTGACTGGAAAATCACCGCTTTAGATAACTTAAAGCGACGAGGTTCAGAATTGAATTTACCCAGACTTAAACAAGCAGGGATTCAGTTTGTTCATGGTGATATTAGAAGTCAAGAAGATTTAGATCCCATCGCACTTCAGCCTGATTTAATTTTAGAATGCTCCGCTGAACCCTCAGTTTTAGCTGGGTACACTTCTCCCGGTTATGTGCTGCAAACTAATTTGGTAGGAACAATTAACTGCTTAGAGTTAGCACGACAAACTCAAGCAGATTTTATTTTTCTGTCTACCAGTCGGGTTTATCCCATTGCTTACCTCAATGCTTTGGAATTTACAGAAACAGAAACCCGTTTTCAACTCTTAGAACAACAGCCTTTAGTAGGGGCATCAAATCACGGTATCTCTGAGGAATTTCCCTTAGATAAAGCCCGCTCTCTCTACGGTTCAACTAAACTCGCTTCAGAATTACTGATTGCTGAATATGCTGATGCTTATGGAATCAGAACTCTGATTAATCGTTGTGGAGTCCTAACTGGTCCTTGGCAAATGGGCAAAGTAGATCAAGGTGTGTTTGCTTTGTGGATGGCGTTTCACTACTTCCAAAAACCTTTAAAATACATCGGTTATGGGGGGACAGGTAAACAAGTGAGAGACTTTTTACACATAGCAGATTTATTAGACTTGATTGACACCCAGATTTGTAGTCTAGAGGAATTAAAGGGGCAAACTTTTAACGTTGGAGGTGGGGTCAATAACACCCTTTCACTCTCCGAAACAACTCAGCTTTGTCAAGAAATTACCCAGAATCAAATTCCCATTACCCCTATTCCCGAAAATAGAATTGGTGATGTGCCAATCTTTATTACAGATTCTCGCAAAGTGATGAATGCTACTGGATGGCAACCTCAAAGAGATGCCAAAAAGACCCTAACTGAAATTTATGAGTGGATTTGTCAATTTGAGTCCCAAGTCAGTGATATTTTTAATTAA